From the genome of Vicia villosa cultivar HV-30 ecotype Madison, WI linkage group LG2, Vvil1.0, whole genome shotgun sequence, one region includes:
- the LOC131649469 gene encoding uncharacterized protein LOC131649469, whose product MIIGTLNIRGGGSSVKRKRINKIIKEGRAEVFLIQESKLEKVDQAIISSLWSFEKVGWSFTKSEGRSGGIITLWKEETVDVIMSFRGEGYLGIKVKWKEKIFYIVNVYSPCSLNLKRKLWRDLLEAKTKFSDGEWCIADDFNSVSDGSERKGRGQQMRSNEITGFAGFIEQSNLVDVPTKGKRFT is encoded by the coding sequence ATGATTATTGGAACTCTAAACATAAGGGGGGGAGGAAGTTCGGTAAAGAGGAAGAGAATCAACAAAATCATTAAGGAGGGAAGGGCTGAAGTTTTCCTGATTCAAGAATCCAAATTGGAGAAAGTGGATCAGGCCATCATAAGTAGCTTATGGAGTTTTGAGAAAGTTGGTTGGTCTTTCACAAAGTCAGAAGGTCGATCGGGTGGTATCATAACTCTTTGGAAGGAGGAAACTGTTGATGTTATTATGAGTTTCAGAGGAGAAGGTTACCTTGGGATTAAGGTTAAATGGAAGGAAAAAATTTTCTACATAGTCAACGTTTATTCACCTTGCTCTTTGAATTTAAAGAGGAAACTTTGGAGGGATTTATTGGAAGCAAAAACCAAGTTCTCAGATGGTGAGTGGTGCATAGCTGACGATTTTAACTCAGTTTCTGACGGTAGTGAAAGGAAAGGTCGGGGACAACAAATGCGAAGCAACGAAATTACGGGTTTTGCAGGTTTCATAGAACAAAGCAATTTGGTGGATGTTCCAACAAAAGGCAAAAGGTTTACTTAG